In one window of Tumebacillus algifaecis DNA:
- the miaB gene encoding tRNA (N6-isopentenyl adenosine(37)-C2)-methylthiotransferase MiaB produces MSANNEGFIHIDDLDQHAADTHRPTIAERQRVDYREIAKEVGRLGEGKSYFIRTHGCQMNEHDTEIMSGMLEEMGYKAAREMLDADFILYNTCAVRENAEDKVWGNLGSLKPLKARNPNLIIGLCGCMAQEEVVRDRIRTTHPHVDLVFGTHNIHVLPGLVEEAHHSKETIFEVWDAAHEGTIENLPRVRKDDVRAWVNIQYGCNKFCTYCIVPFTRGEERSRLPQDVIEEIQQLAADGYKEITLLGQNVNDYGIDLQDVDFADLLEMAAQVEGIERIRFTTSNPWNFTDKLIDTIARHKKIPNYIHLPVQSGSSQVLRRMKRGYTREEYLDLVNRIKTRIPDVALTTDIIVGFPGETEEQFQETVTLIEEVRYEGAYTFVYSPRAGTPATRLPDDVSEADKKQRLYRLNDVQDKISLEQNQKLIGQVLEVLVEGESKTNADVLQARTESNKLVHIVGSKELIGQLIHVKVTEAKTWYLRGEILPQGVGV; encoded by the coding sequence ATGAGCGCAAACAACGAAGGTTTCATTCATATAGACGATCTGGACCAGCATGCTGCTGACACGCACCGCCCGACGATTGCGGAGCGACAGCGCGTCGATTACCGCGAGATCGCCAAGGAAGTTGGCCGCCTGGGTGAGGGGAAATCCTATTTTATTCGCACACACGGCTGTCAGATGAACGAACATGATACTGAGATCATGTCCGGGATGCTGGAAGAGATGGGCTATAAGGCAGCTCGTGAGATGCTTGATGCCGATTTTATTTTGTATAACACCTGCGCCGTTCGTGAAAACGCGGAGGACAAAGTCTGGGGCAACCTCGGTTCCTTGAAGCCGTTGAAAGCGAGAAATCCGAACCTGATCATCGGTCTGTGCGGATGCATGGCACAGGAAGAAGTAGTTCGTGACCGCATCCGCACCACACACCCGCATGTTGACCTCGTCTTTGGTACGCACAACATCCATGTGTTGCCTGGCTTGGTCGAAGAGGCGCACCACAGCAAGGAGACGATTTTTGAGGTCTGGGATGCAGCGCATGAGGGCACGATCGAAAATCTGCCGAGAGTTCGCAAAGATGATGTGCGCGCATGGGTGAACATTCAGTATGGCTGCAACAAGTTTTGCACCTATTGCATCGTGCCGTTTACCCGCGGCGAAGAGCGTTCCCGCCTGCCGCAAGATGTGATCGAAGAGATCCAGCAGTTGGCGGCGGACGGTTACAAAGAGATCACGTTGCTCGGCCAAAACGTCAATGATTACGGCATCGATCTGCAGGATGTTGATTTTGCTGATCTGCTGGAGATGGCTGCGCAGGTGGAAGGGATCGAACGCATCCGTTTCACCACCTCCAACCCGTGGAATTTCACCGACAAGCTGATCGATACGATCGCTCGTCACAAGAAGATTCCAAACTACATCCATCTGCCGGTGCAGTCTGGCTCCTCGCAGGTGTTGCGCCGGATGAAGCGCGGGTACACCCGTGAAGAGTACCTCGATCTGGTCAACCGGATCAAAACTCGCATTCCGGATGTTGCGCTGACCACAGACATCATCGTCGGTTTCCCAGGCGAGACGGAAGAGCAGTTCCAAGAAACGGTGACCTTGATTGAAGAGGTGCGTTATGAAGGCGCCTACACGTTCGTCTACTCTCCGCGCGCTGGCACGCCGGCTACCCGTCTGCCCGATGATGTCTCGGAAGCGGATAAAAAACAACGCCTGTACCGCCTGAATGATGTGCAAGACAAGATTTCGCTGGAGCAAAACCAAAAGCTGATCGGTCAAGTGCTGGAAGTGTTGGTGGAAGGCGAATCGAAGACGAATGCAGACGTGCTGCAAGCGCGTACCGAGTCGAACAAACTGGTGCATATCGTAGGTTCGAAAGAGCTGATCGGCCAACTGATCCATGTGAAAGTGACCGAAGCCAAGACTTGGTACTTGCGTGGTGAAATTCTTCCGCAGGGGGTGGGCGTATGA
- the miaA gene encoding tRNA (adenosine(37)-N6)-dimethylallyltransferase MiaA has translation MGDKPRILIIVGPTAVGKTALSLACAKALNGEILSADSMQIYKGMDIGTAKIRPEEMEGVPHFGLDLVYPDQPYTVVEFKAYADRMIRETQARGKLPIIVGGTMLYVKALIDPMDFTEAKEDPEFRQQLWQQAEEQGGDPLHKRLQEVDPITAERLHPNDVKRVIRALEVHHATGVPLSQSFTNQATEGPYDPVLVGLNLADRQELYQRINRRVDIMIEQGLVEEVKALLAAGYHRDLQSMQAIGYKEIVDFLDGRATFEEAVESVKQGSRRYAKRQLSWWRREERIHWFDGGHLNEDGAHLNESECLRKISNMLEGIS, from the coding sequence ATGGGAGACAAACCGAGAATTCTGATCATCGTAGGTCCCACCGCCGTTGGCAAAACGGCGCTGAGCCTCGCCTGTGCAAAAGCCTTGAACGGCGAGATTCTCTCGGCCGACTCGATGCAGATTTACAAAGGCATGGACATCGGCACGGCAAAGATCCGGCCAGAGGAGATGGAAGGAGTTCCGCACTTTGGGCTCGACCTCGTCTACCCAGACCAGCCGTATACGGTCGTGGAGTTTAAGGCGTATGCAGATCGAATGATTCGAGAGACTCAGGCGCGCGGCAAACTGCCAATCATCGTTGGCGGTACGATGCTGTATGTCAAAGCGCTGATCGATCCGATGGATTTTACGGAAGCTAAAGAAGACCCCGAGTTTCGTCAACAGCTCTGGCAACAAGCTGAGGAGCAAGGCGGCGATCCATTACATAAACGGCTGCAGGAGGTCGATCCGATCACTGCAGAACGTCTGCATCCAAATGATGTAAAGCGTGTGATCCGAGCTCTGGAAGTGCATCATGCGACCGGTGTGCCTTTGTCCCAATCGTTCACCAATCAGGCAACGGAAGGGCCTTATGACCCGGTGCTGGTCGGTTTGAACCTTGCAGATCGGCAGGAGCTCTATCAGCGCATCAATCGGCGAGTGGACATCATGATCGAGCAGGGGCTGGTCGAAGAGGTGAAAGCTTTATTAGCAGCAGGTTACCATCGTGACCTGCAAAGCATGCAGGCGATCGGTTACAAGGAGATCGTCGATTTCCTCGACGGGCGTGCTACGTTCGAAGAAGCGGTCGAAAGCGTGAAACAGGGATCGCGGCGCTACGCCAAGCGGCAACTGTCTTGGTGGCGGCGTGAAGAACGGATTCATTGGTTCGATGGAGGCCATCTGAACGAAGATGGAGCTCACCTCAACGAATCAGAATGTTTACGAAAAATCAGCAACATGCTAGAAGGAATTTCGTAG
- a CDS encoding class I SAM-dependent methyltransferase has protein sequence MDIQYVKNTRRSDKFVFLSKFLTSPKQVGSVLPSSRYLTNKMLEPIDWDQVRAVAELGAGTGVFTRAINRRMHRKAQAVIFEADPMMRNRLKEQSPNLNYWGDATELNHALQQFGMGKLDVVFSGLPFANFEQDMRDKLLSEVVESLKPGGKFIAFQYSLQMKKQLQERFRSVKIGFVPMNVPPAFVYICQK, from the coding sequence TTGGATATTCAATACGTGAAAAATACGCGACGTTCAGATAAATTTGTTTTTCTTTCGAAATTTTTAACTTCGCCCAAGCAGGTCGGGTCCGTCCTGCCTAGTTCGCGCTATTTGACAAACAAGATGCTAGAGCCGATCGATTGGGACCAAGTGCGCGCTGTCGCTGAACTTGGCGCGGGTACTGGCGTGTTTACGCGGGCGATCAACCGTCGCATGCATCGTAAAGCGCAGGCGGTGATCTTTGAAGCGGACCCGATGATGCGCAACCGATTGAAAGAGCAGTCCCCAAACCTGAACTACTGGGGCGATGCGACCGAGTTGAATCACGCGTTGCAACAGTTTGGCATGGGCAAACTCGATGTTGTCTTCTCTGGGTTGCCGTTTGCCAATTTTGAGCAGGACATGCGTGACAAGTTGCTCAGCGAAGTGGTAGAAAGCTTGAAGCCAGGCGGTAAATTTATCGCTTTTCAATACTCCTTACAGATGAAAAAACAGCTCCAAGAGCGTTTTCGCAGTGTCAAGATCGGATTTGTTCCGATGAACGTACCGCCCGCCTTCGTCTATATTTGCCAAAAATAG
- the mutL gene encoding DNA mismatch repair endonuclease MutL, with amino-acid sequence MGNIQVLSDLLANKIAAGEVVERPASVIKELLENAIDAESTQIIVEIEQGGLDLIKVSDNGVGMEREDALKAFERHATSKIKTDKDLFRIRTLGFRGEALPSIASVAKVEAKTRTLAANEGTRVVIDGGKLVAHDVCAAKKGTEIAVRDLFFNTPARLKYLKSIQTELGHILDYVNRMAMAHPHISFRLYHNGRQVIQSPGDGKLLHAVAAIYGSDQARQMVPVEWETYDYKIEGVVGYPELNRANRNHCSFFINGRFVRSYQLMNAVQSAYHTLLPINRYPVVVLSLSLDPGLVDVNVHPNKLEVRFSEEKDVMTAVQQAVEHALKGQTFIPKATAKSIDVQPKEKSSQETMDLRVISPARQPEPTPPGPARYMPGTNGPKYRESLPQGGALVRETPIASYGAKDRSRERDATLTRQQVDAALGAYRRPTEERTDGVAHSNKTDRAAEVVTGQSDGQARSVDGRPSEQASVSRQEVVPQQETTSVGEPERHEGANVPQFQPVAQVLGMYIVAQDDTGLYLIDQHAAHEKVLFEKFSSKLSARQINPLPLLVPLTLELTAAEAAQLEEQIPALTECQIEVESFGGRSFLIRSVPDIWEGLNTQGLLQELIDELLQEGSAKSPLQLIEDKVITKACKAAIKANQWLSMPEMIALCDQLRELKNPFTCPHGRPIIIHMSNYDLEKQFKRVM; translated from the coding sequence ATGGGAAACATTCAGGTTCTGAGCGACCTGCTCGCCAACAAGATCGCCGCCGGAGAAGTGGTCGAACGCCCGGCGTCGGTCATCAAAGAGCTGCTCGAAAATGCGATCGATGCGGAAAGTACGCAGATCATCGTCGAAATTGAGCAAGGCGGCCTCGATCTGATCAAAGTTTCGGACAACGGGGTCGGCATGGAGCGCGAGGACGCATTAAAAGCGTTCGAACGCCATGCGACGAGTAAGATCAAGACGGATAAGGACCTGTTCCGCATCCGCACGCTCGGCTTTCGCGGCGAGGCGTTGCCGTCGATCGCCTCGGTGGCCAAGGTGGAGGCGAAGACGCGAACGCTTGCGGCGAACGAAGGCACTCGGGTGGTGATCGACGGGGGCAAACTGGTGGCTCATGATGTATGCGCCGCCAAAAAGGGCACGGAAATCGCCGTTCGAGATCTGTTTTTCAACACGCCCGCGCGCTTGAAGTACCTCAAGTCGATTCAGACGGAGCTCGGGCACATTTTGGACTATGTCAATCGGATGGCGATGGCCCATCCGCACATTTCGTTTCGGCTGTATCACAACGGACGGCAGGTGATTCAGTCGCCAGGTGACGGGAAGTTGCTGCATGCGGTGGCCGCCATCTATGGCAGCGATCAGGCCCGGCAGATGGTGCCTGTCGAGTGGGAAACCTATGATTACAAGATTGAAGGCGTTGTGGGATACCCTGAACTAAACCGAGCCAATCGCAACCATTGTTCCTTTTTTATCAATGGTCGCTTTGTCAGAAGCTATCAATTGATGAATGCCGTGCAGTCGGCCTACCACACGCTGTTGCCGATCAATCGCTATCCTGTCGTGGTGTTGTCGCTGTCGCTCGATCCTGGTTTGGTCGATGTGAACGTCCATCCCAACAAGTTGGAAGTGCGCTTTTCGGAAGAAAAAGACGTGATGACCGCCGTACAGCAGGCGGTGGAACATGCCTTAAAAGGTCAGACCTTTATTCCGAAGGCGACAGCAAAATCGATCGATGTGCAGCCGAAGGAAAAATCGTCGCAAGAGACGATGGATCTGCGTGTGATCTCCCCAGCTCGACAGCCGGAACCAACTCCACCCGGCCCGGCCCGATACATGCCTGGCACCAACGGGCCGAAATATCGCGAATCGCTTCCACAGGGTGGCGCTCTCGTGCGCGAAACGCCGATCGCTTCTTATGGCGCCAAGGATCGCAGCCGAGAACGCGATGCAACTTTGACTCGTCAGCAGGTCGATGCCGCATTGGGGGCCTACCGCCGACCGACTGAAGAACGGACGGACGGTGTTGCACATTCGAACAAAACTGACCGGGCAGCTGAAGTGGTGACTGGTCAGTCGGATGGACAGGCGCGGTCTGTTGATGGGCGACCAAGCGAGCAGGCAAGTGTGTCGCGCCAAGAAGTGGTTCCTCAACAAGAGACAACCTCAGTTGGTGAACCAGAACGGCATGAGGGTGCCAACGTCCCGCAGTTTCAGCCGGTCGCACAGGTGTTGGGCATGTACATCGTGGCACAGGATGATACGGGGCTGTATCTAATCGACCAACATGCGGCGCATGAAAAAGTTTTGTTTGAGAAATTTTCGAGCAAGCTGTCGGCTCGTCAGATCAATCCGTTGCCGTTGCTGGTTCCGCTCACGTTAGAACTGACAGCGGCCGAAGCGGCGCAGTTGGAGGAACAGATTCCGGCGCTGACCGAATGCCAGATCGAGGTGGAAAGCTTCGGTGGCAGGAGCTTTCTGATCCGTTCGGTACCCGACATCTGGGAAGGGCTGAACACACAGGGGCTCCTACAGGAGCTGATCGATGAACTGCTTCAGGAAGGCAGTGCGAAAAGCCCACTGCAACTGATCGAAGACAAAGTGATCACCAAAGCGTGCAAAGCGGCGATCAAAGCGAACCAGTGGCTATCGATGCCTGAGATGATCGCTTTGTGCGATCAGTTGCGGGAGTTGAAAAACCCGTTTACCTGCCCGCACGGACGCCCGATCATCATCCACATGTCGAACTATGATCTGGAAAAGCAATTCAAAAGGGTGATGTAG
- a CDS encoding Hsp20/alpha crystallin family protein produces the protein MMNNNNGNPLDQMRGLGNMNEGLRRMFGPQFLQNVMKQLPMAELNKLQAMPDWQGLFGGQGLHGTDVMHDSQFPRIDIYQTRQEVVAIIEVPGLESANDVKVDVQPEELTVSGSLAGRFLNFAKDRFHLDERFRGSFERSVTLPHRVRQQQARAQYKNGLLEVRMIKDTRKGPKRRGHSVPITF, from the coding sequence ATGATGAACAATAACAACGGCAATCCGCTTGATCAGATGCGCGGACTTGGCAACATGAACGAAGGGTTACGCCGCATGTTCGGCCCACAGTTTTTGCAAAACGTCATGAAGCAGCTTCCGATGGCTGAGCTCAACAAATTACAAGCAATGCCCGATTGGCAAGGTCTGTTCGGCGGTCAAGGTTTGCATGGCACCGATGTGATGCATGACAGCCAGTTCCCGCGCATCGACATCTATCAGACCCGTCAGGAAGTTGTCGCGATCATCGAAGTACCCGGCTTAGAATCGGCCAACGACGTCAAAGTGGATGTGCAACCGGAGGAGCTGACCGTCTCGGGGTCGCTAGCCGGCCGTTTCCTCAACTTTGCCAAGGATCGCTTTCACTTGGATGAGCGGTTTCGCGGCTCCTTTGAGCGCAGCGTCACACTTCCCCACCGCGTTCGCCAGCAACAGGCACGTGCGCAGTACAAAAACGGCCTGCTCGAAGTGCGAATGATCAAAGATACTCGCAAAGGTCCGAAAAGACGCGGCCATAGCGTGCCGATCACTTTTTAA
- the mutS gene encoding DNA mismatch repair protein MutS, which yields MAKFTPMMQQYMDTKAQAPDALLFFRLGDFYELFFDDAVTAARELEITLTGRGSGSDEKIPMCGVPHHSAENYVLRLVEKGYKVAICDQVEDASAAKGIVRREIVRVVTPGTVIESKALQEKTNLYLASVVPKDGMFGLAFCDLSTGELSVVEHADEQAMLDEMIRFQPAEVVVPAGEENSEYAITMHDLLRTVLTTGGEKTHRHDRASATLLEHFGVISVDSFGLAQYPLAVSAAGMLLSYLSATQKRSLGHLKMPAYITSDEYMTLDSFSRRNLELIETLRDKGKHGALLGLLDETVTAMGGRLLRRFVERPLANKQRIEERLDAVGELHEHLLLREDLRQLLDLVYDLERLVARVAYGSANARDLQAIGSSLSILPHVKERLAATASGLMQGIAERMEDFGPVVDLIERAVVDEPPVSLKDGGVIRDGFDEYLDTLKQASREGKRWIANLEATEREKTGIKSLKVGFNKVFGYYIEVSRTNVQYVPDTYERKQTLTNGERYVTPELKEKESLILEAEEKLIDLEYQTFVKVREEVATWLAKIQQAAESIALVDVLQSLATVSAKRRYVRPVIATDDRILITEGRHPVVEAMLKGEPFVANDTVLDNASHQISLITGPNMAGKSTYMRQVALIVLLAQIGCFVPADHAEIGIVDRVFTRIGASDDLAGGQSTFMVEMVELANILHHATPKSLIILDEIGRGTSTFDGISIAQAVVEFLHQNPKVGAKTLFATHYHELTKFTELFAGVRHYSTHVQEQGEGIVFLRKILPQAADRSYGIQVAKLAGLPQEVLVRAREILAELEQGKPEWAEQSGYRPKAELGGAMILREEAECEAAPAIEETPSKKKAGKEAANSMQLSLFADQAADHPIVAELRTLDVMKLTPLDAINLIYQLQQRARESEA from the coding sequence ATGGCGAAGTTTACACCGATGATGCAGCAATATATGGATACTAAAGCACAGGCGCCCGACGCCTTGTTGTTTTTTCGCTTAGGCGATTTTTATGAACTGTTTTTTGATGATGCGGTGACGGCTGCGCGGGAGCTCGAAATCACCTTGACCGGGCGGGGTAGCGGGTCGGATGAAAAAATTCCGATGTGCGGTGTACCACACCATTCGGCGGAGAACTATGTGCTACGCTTGGTGGAAAAAGGCTATAAGGTGGCAATTTGTGATCAGGTGGAAGATGCATCGGCGGCTAAAGGCATCGTGCGCCGTGAGATCGTGCGCGTCGTGACGCCGGGCACGGTGATCGAAAGCAAAGCACTTCAAGAAAAGACCAACCTTTACCTCGCGTCGGTCGTGCCCAAAGACGGCATGTTCGGGTTGGCGTTTTGTGATCTCTCGACGGGGGAATTGTCAGTTGTGGAACATGCAGATGAGCAGGCGATGCTCGATGAGATGATCCGCTTCCAGCCAGCCGAAGTCGTCGTTCCGGCGGGAGAGGAGAACAGCGAGTATGCAATTACCATGCACGATCTGTTGCGCACGGTTCTGACCACTGGCGGGGAGAAGACTCACCGCCATGATCGGGCCAGCGCAACGCTGCTCGAGCATTTTGGCGTGATCTCTGTCGATTCGTTCGGACTGGCGCAGTACCCGTTGGCAGTCTCCGCGGCCGGGATGCTGCTGTCTTACCTGTCCGCGACGCAAAAGCGGAGTTTAGGCCATTTGAAAATGCCCGCTTATATCACGAGCGATGAATATATGACGCTAGACTCATTTTCACGCCGCAATCTGGAGCTGATCGAGACGCTTCGCGACAAGGGTAAGCATGGGGCACTGCTCGGGCTTCTCGATGAGACGGTGACGGCGATGGGCGGAAGGCTTTTACGTCGCTTTGTCGAGCGGCCACTGGCGAACAAACAGCGGATCGAGGAGCGCTTGGATGCGGTAGGAGAACTGCACGAGCATCTGCTGCTGCGCGAAGACCTGCGCCAACTGCTCGATCTCGTCTATGATCTGGAGCGCTTGGTAGCGCGGGTGGCGTACGGATCGGCCAATGCAAGGGATTTGCAGGCGATCGGATCGTCGCTGTCGATCTTGCCGCATGTAAAAGAGCGTCTCGCTGCCACCGCGTCCGGGCTGATGCAGGGAATCGCTGAGCGGATGGAAGATTTCGGGCCAGTTGTCGATCTGATTGAGCGCGCGGTGGTGGACGAGCCTCCGGTTTCGCTAAAAGATGGTGGCGTGATTCGAGACGGGTTTGACGAGTACTTGGACACGCTGAAACAGGCGAGCCGCGAAGGGAAGCGCTGGATTGCCAACCTGGAAGCGACCGAGCGCGAAAAGACGGGCATCAAATCGCTCAAGGTCGGCTTTAATAAGGTGTTTGGCTACTACATCGAAGTGTCGCGAACGAATGTGCAGTATGTGCCCGACACGTACGAGCGCAAACAGACGCTGACCAATGGAGAGCGCTATGTGACGCCGGAACTGAAGGAAAAAGAGTCGCTGATTCTGGAAGCGGAAGAGAAATTGATCGATCTGGAGTACCAGACGTTTGTCAAAGTGCGGGAGGAGGTCGCAACTTGGCTGGCCAAGATTCAGCAGGCGGCCGAATCGATCGCGCTCGTAGACGTGTTGCAGTCGCTGGCGACCGTTTCGGCGAAGCGCCGCTATGTGCGTCCTGTGATTGCGACCGATGATCGGATTTTGATCACCGAAGGGCGTCATCCGGTGGTGGAAGCGATGCTCAAGGGCGAACCTTTTGTTGCCAACGATACGGTGTTGGACAATGCCAGTCATCAGATTTCGTTGATCACAGGGCCGAACATGGCGGGGAAATCAACCTACATGCGGCAGGTGGCACTGATCGTATTGCTCGCTCAGATCGGTTGCTTCGTGCCGGCAGATCACGCCGAGATCGGGATTGTGGATCGCGTGTTTACTCGCATCGGCGCTTCGGACGATCTGGCTGGCGGACAATCGACATTTATGGTCGAAATGGTGGAACTGGCCAACATTTTGCACCATGCGACTCCGAAAAGTTTGATCATCCTCGATGAGATCGGGCGTGGAACCTCGACGTTTGACGGGATTTCCATCGCGCAGGCGGTCGTTGAATTTTTACATCAAAATCCAAAGGTGGGCGCAAAGACGTTGTTTGCGACACATTATCATGAATTGACGAAGTTTACGGAGCTGTTTGCAGGGGTGCGCCACTATTCGACGCACGTGCAGGAACAAGGCGAAGGCATCGTATTTTTGCGCAAGATTCTACCGCAGGCGGCCGACCGCTCATACGGGATTCAAGTGGCAAAACTGGCCGGACTACCACAGGAAGTATTGGTGCGAGCTCGGGAAATTTTGGCCGAACTGGAGCAGGGCAAGCCGGAGTGGGCCGAGCAGAGCGGGTATCGTCCCAAAGCGGAGTTGGGCGGTGCGATGATCTTGCGCGAGGAGGCGGAATGCGAGGCGGCACCCGCTATTGAAGAGACTCCGAGCAAGAAAAAAGCGGGAAAAGAAGCGGCTAACTCGATGCAATTGTCCTTGTTTGCGGATCAGGCTGCCGACCATCCGATCGTGGCGGAACTGCGCACGCTTGACGTGATGAAATTGACGCCGCTCGATGCGATCAATCTGATCTATCAACTGCAGCAACGAGCGCGGGAAAGCGAGGCATAG
- a CDS encoding YlbF family regulator, whose protein sequence is MSNVLAEHPVLAERAEQIGAMVTRSLEMSIFKQAERDLHQNQEAQNLIAELQQKQAAGEAVDTLLDSLEGLDVVRHFSVAQQGLSEVVEHVTKILTATLSGRLDIVLEQEGGCCSSCPATGCDGVSASAGCTGSASTCSA, encoded by the coding sequence ATGAGCAACGTGCTCGCCGAACATCCTGTGCTCGCAGAACGTGCCGAACAGATCGGCGCAATGGTGACGCGGTCGCTGGAGATGTCCATTTTTAAACAAGCGGAACGCGATCTGCATCAGAACCAAGAAGCGCAGAACCTGATTGCAGAATTGCAGCAAAAGCAAGCGGCAGGCGAGGCGGTCGATACCTTGCTCGACAGTCTGGAAGGGCTCGATGTGGTTCGACATTTCTCGGTCGCACAGCAAGGGCTGTCCGAAGTGGTTGAGCATGTGACGAAGATTTTGACGGCGACGCTGTCGGGTCGTTTGGATATCGTGCTGGAACAGGAGGGCGGATGTTGCTCATCCTGCCCCGCGACTGGCTGTGACGGAGTTTCCGCCAGTGCAGGCTGTACCGGCAGCGCGTCCACTTGCTCAGCATAA
- a CDS encoding class I SAM-dependent methyltransferase has translation MKHSPITVTTGLKVRDEYVKQAHEYAKAIGGTYVQRNRHSLAKMQETYGDPLLVVSERVKLHIGENEFFFHPSMANTRIKRLKSGENDIVIEYTEARAGDVILDCTLGLGSDSIVFAHVVGETGRVIGVEASPVIAYIVQRGLQEFTVDVQAVNVAMRRVEVVAADHLDYMRTLPDNSVDIVYFDPMFRHTVLKSQSMEPMRVLGDDRPILLEAIGEAKRVARRRIVMKERWYSTEFARLGFQRLRKSSGSTNYGVIDLEENRI, from the coding sequence TTGAAACACAGTCCAATTACCGTAACCACCGGACTGAAAGTCCGCGATGAATACGTAAAACAAGCGCACGAGTATGCCAAAGCGATCGGCGGTACGTACGTCCAGCGCAACAGGCACTCTCTAGCCAAAATGCAGGAGACGTACGGTGATCCGTTGCTCGTCGTCTCCGAACGGGTCAAGTTGCACATCGGAGAAAATGAATTCTTTTTTCACCCCAGCATGGCCAATACGAGAATTAAGCGGCTTAAATCTGGCGAGAATGATATCGTGATCGAATATACTGAAGCTCGGGCTGGCGATGTGATTCTCGACTGCACGCTGGGCCTTGGCTCGGACTCGATCGTCTTTGCACATGTCGTAGGCGAGACAGGGAGGGTGATCGGCGTGGAAGCATCGCCGGTTATCGCCTATATCGTCCAGCGTGGCCTGCAGGAATTCACCGTCGATGTCCAAGCGGTAAATGTTGCGATGCGGCGCGTCGAAGTGGTCGCAGCCGACCATCTCGACTATATGCGCACGCTTCCGGACAATTCGGTGGACATCGTGTATTTCGACCCGATGTTTCGCCACACCGTTTTAAAGTCGCAGTCGATGGAACCGATGCGCGTCTTAGGCGATGATCGCCCGATCCTGCTGGAAGCGATCGGCGAGGCGAAGCGTGTGGCGAGACGGCGCATCGTGATGAAAGAGCGCTGGTATTCCACCGAATTTGCGCGCCTCGGGTTCCAACGTTTACGCAAATCTTCCGGCTCGACAAATTATGGGGTGATTGATCTGGAGGAGAACCGCATATGA
- the hfq gene encoding RNA chaperone Hfq, translated as MNKQQINIQDHFLNQIRKDNIPVIIYLVNGFQIRGVVKAFDNFTIIVESEGKQQMVYKHAISTFTPMKNVSFHAAE; from the coding sequence TTGAACAAACAACAAATCAATATCCAAGATCACTTTCTGAATCAAATCCGCAAGGACAACATTCCGGTGATCATTTACCTCGTGAACGGTTTCCAAATTCGAGGTGTTGTCAAAGCATTTGACAACTTCACGATCATCGTCGAGTCAGAAGGCAAGCAGCAAATGGTCTATAAGCACGCAATCTCTACGTTTACCCCGATGAAGAATGTAAGTTTTCACGCTGCCGAATAA